Proteins encoded in a region of the bacterium genome:
- a CDS encoding MoxR family ATPase, whose amino-acid sequence MEIKEINEKVQQESVFLSTLYAEIGKVIVGQKYFIDRLLIALLGDGHILVEGVPGLAKTLSVSTLCDCIQTKFQRIQFTPDLLPADLIGTLVYNPRETSFSVKKGPIFSNLVLADEINRAPAKVQSALLESMQERQVTISEETYKLEQPFMVLATQNPIEQEGTYPLPEAQVDRFMLKVKIGYPTKEEELEIIERMTSKEKPKANKVIGVKEIFHAREVMQEIYVDKKVKEYIVNLIFATREPDKYGAKDLKGLIAYGASPRASIYLTIASKANAFLHGRGYITPEDVKAVGYDVLRHRIIFTYEAEAENITTDDIVKRLFEEVEVP is encoded by the coding sequence ATGGAAATAAAAGAAATTAACGAAAAAGTTCAGCAGGAGAGCGTCTTTTTAAGCACACTTTATGCTGAAATTGGTAAAGTAATAGTTGGTCAGAAATATTTTATTGATAGGTTGCTGATTGCACTTCTCGGGGATGGACATATTTTGGTTGAAGGCGTGCCGGGACTTGCTAAAACTCTTTCCGTATCGACACTTTGCGACTGTATTCAAACTAAGTTTCAACGTATTCAATTTACTCCCGATTTATTACCTGCCGATTTGATAGGAACTCTTGTATATAACCCGAGAGAAACAAGTTTTTCAGTAAAAAAAGGCCCGATTTTCAGCAACCTTGTCCTTGCAGATGAAATAAACAGGGCGCCTGCCAAAGTTCAATCGGCTCTACTTGAATCTATGCAGGAAAGGCAGGTTACAATTAGTGAAGAAACCTATAAATTAGAACAACCTTTTATGGTTCTCGCAACACAAAATCCAATAGAGCAAGAAGGAACTTATCCTTTACCTGAAGCTCAGGTAGATAGATTTATGTTAAAAGTCAAAATAGGATATCCTACGAAAGAGGAAGAATTGGAAATAATAGAAAGAATGACAAGCAAAGAAAAACCTAAGGCTAATAAGGTTATAGGAGTAAAAGAAATATTTCACGCAAGGGAAGTAATGCAAGAAATATATGTTGATAAAAAAGTAAAAGAATATATTGTTAATCTAATATTTGCTACTAGAGAACCGGATAAATATGGCGCAAAAGACCTTAAAGGATTAATAGCTTATGGAGCATCTCCTCGCGCATCTATTTATCTCACGATTGCTTCAAAAGCTAATGCGTTCCTGCATGGGAGAGGCTATATTACACCCGAAGATGTTAAAGCTGTTGGATATGATGTACTGAGGCATAGAATTATTTTCACTTACGAAGCAGAAGCAGAGAACATAACAACGGATGAT
- a CDS encoding T9SS type A sorting domain-containing protein gives MRKCFILLMILLLGVNVFAINTNLKIQGALRNSSKSCDYAKCSLGPIPFSAFSEDFEGGSLGWEAGFVGNLVPTTWHTDTFQAYGGSGKSWWMGGSPSIKGYDNFWYQKLISPKIVLPATGLTFTFKMNRHVEGTAGAEAPYNGWDGCNVRISTDNGATWTVLTNPTPAYNSTSMYSFGFAHGEGANVSGWGGSSGGWVNASFDISSYANDTVMISWVFASDPGLCTVDSVGIFGWQIDSIDVAGVFTNDGEDTTGFSYASGAHLIYDRWVLTDSSYNSPVHSYHCIHDSNAMHALVSPSISIPDTGQSFLSYYVWCDMPDCDGNADQKLEDYYEIDISTDDGIVWNNFAYDYGAAGSDSGWVQRDIGLMESNIIALDLSQYAGQTIKIRWLVMTDNNDDGGVGTGLYIDDINIDTLGIEESNKPKISTYSLSNCSPNPFTRSTGIKYSIPTNSCVTVKIFNLSGQEVANLVDKEQNAGSYTINWNGKDKNGKLVPTGMYLYQLKSGSFSETKKMVLMR, from the coding sequence ATGAGGAAATGTTTCATTCTTCTGATGATATTGCTTTTAGGCGTAAATGTGTTTGCTATAAATACAAACCTGAAAATTCAAGGTGCATTAAGAAATAGTAGTAAAAGTTGTGATTATGCTAAGTGTTCTCTAGGTCCAATACCTTTTAGTGCTTTTTCGGAAGACTTTGAAGGTGGATCGCTAGGTTGGGAAGCAGGCTTTGTCGGAAATCTTGTACCTACAACATGGCATACTGATACTTTTCAGGCTTATGGCGGAAGTGGAAAATCGTGGTGGATGGGAGGATCTCCTTCCATAAAAGGATATGATAATTTTTGGTACCAAAAATTAATTTCACCGAAAATAGTATTGCCAGCTACAGGTCTTACTTTTACATTTAAGATGAATAGGCATGTAGAAGGTACAGCAGGGGCAGAAGCACCATATAACGGTTGGGATGGCTGTAATGTTCGTATTTCAACGGATAATGGCGCTACATGGACAGTGTTGACAAATCCAACGCCTGCTTATAATTCTACAAGTATGTATAGTTTTGGTTTTGCACATGGAGAAGGGGCTAATGTTTCAGGTTGGGGTGGCTCTTCCGGTGGTTGGGTAAATGCAAGTTTTGATATCTCTTCTTATGCAAATGATACGGTTATGATTAGTTGGGTGTTTGCTTCAGATCCTGGACTTTGCACTGTGGATAGTGTAGGGATTTTTGGTTGGCAAATAGATAGTATTGATGTAGCGGGTGTATTTACAAATGACGGCGAAGATACTACGGGATTCTCCTATGCAAGCGGAGCTCACTTAATATATGATAGATGGGTGCTGACAGATAGTTCTTATAATAGCCCTGTACATAGTTATCATTGTATTCATGATTCTAACGCAATGCATGCACTTGTATCTCCTTCTATAAGTATTCCGGATACTGGGCAATCGTTTCTTTCTTATTATGTTTGGTGCGATATGCCTGATTGTGATGGAAATGCGGACCAGAAACTAGAGGATTATTACGAGATAGATATTTCTACAGATGATGGCATAGTATGGAACAATTTTGCTTATGATTATGGTGCTGCAGGCTCAGATTCTGGATGGGTACAAAGAGATATAGGACTTATGGAATCAAATATAATAGCTTTGGACCTTAGCCAATATGCAGGGCAGACGATTAAAATTAGATGGCTTGTTATGACTGACAATAACGATGATGGTGGAGTAGGAACAGGTTTGTATATTGATGATATTAACATTGATACGCTTGGCATAGAAGAAAGCAACAAGCCGAAAATATCTACATATAGCTTATCGAATTGCTCTCCTAACCCATTTACAAGAAGTACCGGAATCAAGTATTCCATTCCTACTAACTCTTGTGTTACAGTTAAAATCTTTAATCTCTCAGGACAGGAAGTAGCAAACCTTGTAGATAAAGAGCAAAATGCAGGTTCATATACTATTAACTGGAATGGAAAAGATAAAAATGGTAAATTAGTTCCAACAGGCATGTATTTATACCAGTTGAAATCGGGTAGTTTTTCCGAAACAAAGAAGATGGTATTAATGAGATAG
- the mreD gene encoding rod shape-determining protein MreD: MIKLIVSTFLFFIMQITIVNNIAIFHITPDIVLIIILYIALFYGEIGMWIGFGIGIFLDLYNFSLGCNTLMLSLIGYGAKELSGRIYRDAPLLWGIIIITSSIIKNIIIFILQKELSFQLIMTYILPEAIYTTVVGIVIFYIFKNYLFIKNTYNR, from the coding sequence ATGATAAAATTAATCGTATCCACTTTTTTGTTTTTTATAATGCAAATTACGATAGTTAATAATATTGCCATATTCCATATTACGCCCGATATTGTTTTAATTATTATACTTTATATTGCTTTGTTTTATGGAGAAATAGGAATGTGGATAGGATTTGGAATAGGTATTTTTTTAGATCTTTATAATTTTTCACTGGGATGCAATACTTTAATGCTTTCTTTAATTGGTTATGGAGCTAAAGAATTATCAGGTAGAATTTATAGAGACGCCCCTTTATTATGGGGTATAATAATTATTACTAGTTCGATAATAAAGAATATAATTATATTTATACTGCAAAAAGAATTATCATTTCAACTTATAATGACATATATATTACCTGAAGCTATATATACCACAGTGGTAGGAATAGTTATATTTTATATATTCAAAAACTATCTGTTTATAAAAAATACTTATAACAGATAA
- the mreC gene encoding rod shape-determining protein MreC, whose product MKNRIGLIIVTFVSIILIITGRTENGIQFQLKLSGVFAPLESCTAFFFNTFRIRQENKILKQKVVELSTENQILNSYKSENAQLRKLLDFSQQIPYLVVPANIINRELDPISEVCGINKGVLDEVKIGLPVITEDGIYGKIVEVQSNKALVQTLFNFNFRISGMDIRSGVQGIVRWEKGKGCILEHVPVNFDIKAGDEIISSGIGSIFPKGLNIGKVKEVTIDPSKLFYYITLDPACKFAKVTNVFVLKETALNANVSDDSLLVNTLGWKVIKTVPDSIYNKSSDTLYNKPKDIYNSSLNDTGSINQEDEEIIE is encoded by the coding sequence ATGAAAAATAGAATTGGGTTAATTATAGTGACGTTTGTTTCTATAATTTTGATTATAACGGGAAGGACTGAAAATGGAATACAATTCCAACTGAAATTAAGTGGTGTTTTTGCCCCGCTGGAGTCATGTACCGCTTTTTTTTTTAATACCTTTAGAATAAGGCAGGAAAACAAAATTCTCAAACAAAAAGTAGTTGAGTTATCAACAGAGAATCAGATTCTTAATAGTTATAAATCTGAAAATGCTCAATTGCGAAAACTTCTTGATTTTAGCCAGCAAATACCTTATCTTGTAGTTCCTGCAAATATAATAAATAGGGAATTAGATCCCATATCTGAAGTCTGCGGAATTAACAAAGGTGTTTTGGATGAGGTAAAAATTGGACTACCTGTTATAACCGAGGATGGTATCTATGGTAAAATTGTAGAGGTTCAATCCAATAAAGCATTAGTTCAAACTTTGTTTAACTTTAATTTCAGGATAAGTGGAATGGATATAAGAAGTGGAGTACAAGGAATTGTAAGGTGGGAAAAAGGGAAAGGGTGCATATTAGAACATGTTCCAGTAAATTTCGATATAAAAGCAGGGGATGAAATCATCTCTTCCGGTATAGGTAGTATATTCCCCAAAGGATTAAATATTGGGAAAGTTAAGGAAGTGACTATAGATCCAAGCAAACTTTTTTATTATATTACTTTAGATCCTGCCTGTAAATTTGCTAAAGTTACTAATGTTTTTGTTCTAAAAGAAACAGCTTTGAATGCAAATGTTTCTGACGATTCTTTGTTAGTTAATACACTAGGTTGGAAAGTTATAAAAACAGTGCCGGATAGTATATATAATAAATCTTCGGATACTCTATATAATAAACCGAAAGATATTTATAATAGTTCTTTAAATGATACGGGTAGCATTAATCAAGAAGATGAAGAAATAATAGAGTAA
- a CDS encoding rod shape-determining protein: protein MFDRFASRGLGIDLGTASTLVFIPGKGIVLNEPTVVAFDVKSKHVIAVGKEAKQMLGRTPDTIRAIRPMRDGVIANFEAVEELLKQFIMRVKVSGLFAKPRVVVAVPSGTTDVERRAVRDSVEHAGASEAWLVLEPVASAIGAGLEIDSSFGNMIIDIGGGTTEIAVIALSNIVCNESIRVAGDEMNLAVVDHLKKKYNLLIGESTGEAIKIEIGSAALSKEEKSMEVRGRDAIGGLPKAIKINSKEIREALQAPITEIIRAIKLALEKTPPELSSDIIEQGITLTGGGSLLNGLGGLISKETGLIVKTVDNPIECVVKGTGKVLEKFEKYRDILV, encoded by the coding sequence ATGTTTGATAGATTTGCAAGTAGAGGGTTGGGTATAGATTTAGGGACTGCTTCCACATTGGTATTTATTCCCGGCAAGGGAATAGTTCTCAATGAACCTACGGTAGTAGCCTTTGACGTAAAATCAAAACATGTTATTGCAGTTGGAAAAGAAGCAAAACAAATGCTTGGGCGAACGCCTGATACCATAAGAGCTATAAGACCAATGAGAGATGGAGTAATTGCTAATTTTGAAGCAGTGGAAGAACTTTTAAAACAATTTATTATGAGAGTTAAAGTAAGCGGTCTTTTTGCTAAACCTCGTGTGGTTGTTGCTGTCCCTTCCGGAACGACTGATGTAGAAAGGCGAGCTGTGCGAGATTCCGTAGAACATGCGGGCGCATCTGAAGCATGGTTGGTTTTAGAACCCGTTGCATCTGCTATAGGTGCCGGGTTAGAAATTGACTCATCGTTTGGCAATATGATAATTGATATCGGTGGAGGTACTACAGAGATAGCTGTAATTGCTCTCTCAAATATTGTGTGTAATGAATCAATAAGAGTAGCCGGAGATGAAATGAACCTTGCCGTAGTTGACCATTTAAAAAAGAAATATAATTTGTTAATAGGAGAATCTACAGGGGAAGCTATAAAGATAGAAATAGGGTCTGCTGCATTATCAAAAGAAGAAAAAAGTATGGAGGTTAGAGGAAGAGATGCTATTGGTGGATTGCCTAAGGCTATTAAAATTAATTCTAAAGAAATTCGTGAAGCGTTACAAGCGCCAATCACTGAAATTATCCGGGCGATTAAATTAGCATTGGAAAAAACCCCACCGGAACTTTCTTCCGATATTATAGAACAAGGAATTACATTGACCGGAGGCGGTTCGTTGCTAAATGGTTTGGGAGGACTTATTTCTAAAGAAACTGGGCTTATAGTAAAAACCGTAGACAATCCAATTGAATGTGTCGTTAAAGGTACAGGAAAAGTGCTTGAAAAATTTGAGAAATATAGAGACATCTTAGTTTAA